A stretch of the Thiocystis violascens DSM 198 genome encodes the following:
- a CDS encoding efflux RND transporter periplasmic adaptor subunit: MPRRILPFIILLAGLGGFFALKETRPTPNPVVPTERIWRVAVTAATPADHRPILSLFGRVEAPDRVRAAAPVAGRLLEVRVRDGELVEAGAVLARLDPRDLEPRRLKARAEVEKERLRLTHDTEALEQERELLRLADAAVTRADTVQSKKLGSISSVDEAREQLARARLAVTLREQSIAEHPSRLASLKATLAEAERDAARGEILAPFAARIGAVEAAAGDQLQANQTILTIVPLDGLYLRAKIPGAYGEELRRALNAGERLTARGQHAGKDLTAVLERLAGEADARGVDALLRLDAGADLPLGAFVNLRLERPPAPDTVALPFSALHGGDRIFAVDDGRLRGIAVERIGEFGGDTTEAGQVLVRAPELTPGTPVMVTHLPNALDSLKVETIQ; the protein is encoded by the coding sequence ATGCCGCGCCGTATTCTCCCGTTCATCATCCTGCTCGCCGGTCTTGGCGGCTTTTTCGCCCTCAAGGAAACCCGCCCAACCCCCAACCCCGTGGTGCCGACGGAGCGCATCTGGCGGGTCGCGGTCACTGCGGCCACGCCGGCGGATCACCGCCCTATCCTCTCGCTGTTCGGTCGCGTGGAGGCGCCGGATCGGGTGCGCGCCGCCGCCCCGGTGGCGGGACGGCTGCTGGAGGTGCGCGTGCGCGACGGTGAGTTGGTCGAAGCCGGGGCGGTGCTGGCGCGGCTCGATCCGCGCGATCTTGAGCCGCGCCGGCTCAAGGCGCGCGCCGAGGTCGAAAAGGAACGCCTGCGTCTGACCCACGACACCGAGGCGCTGGAACAGGAACGCGAGCTGCTGCGGCTGGCCGATGCCGCGGTCACGCGCGCCGATACGGTGCAGTCCAAAAAGCTGGGCTCCATCTCCAGCGTCGACGAGGCGCGCGAACAACTCGCGCGGGCACGGCTCGCGGTGACATTGCGCGAGCAGTCGATCGCCGAACACCCGTCCCGGCTCGCGTCGCTGAAGGCGACGCTGGCCGAGGCCGAACGCGATGCCGCGCGCGGCGAGATCCTGGCCCCCTTCGCGGCACGCATCGGCGCGGTCGAGGCGGCGGCCGGCGATCAGCTTCAGGCCAATCAGACCATTCTCACGATCGTCCCGCTCGACGGACTCTATCTGCGCGCCAAGATCCCAGGCGCCTATGGCGAGGAACTGCGCCGGGCGCTGAACGCCGGCGAACGCCTGACCGCCCGCGGCCAGCATGCCGGTAAAGACCTGACGGCGGTGCTGGAGCGACTCGCCGGCGAGGCCGACGCGCGCGGGGTCGACGCCCTGCTGCGGCTCGACGCCGGCGCCGACCTCCCGCTGGGCGCCTTCGTCAATCTACGTCTGGAACGCCCGCCGGCGCCCGATACCGTCGCCCTGCCCTTCTCGGCGCTGCATGGCGGCGACCGTATCTTCGCGGTGGACGACGGCCGGCTGCGCGGGATCGCGGTCGAGCGGATTGGCGAATTCGGCGGCGACACGACCGAGGCGGGACAGGTGCTGGTCCGCGCGCCCGAGCTGACGCCGGGGACGCCGGTGATGGTCACGCATCTCCCCAATGCGCTCGACAGCCTCAAGGTGGAGACCATCCAGTGA
- a CDS encoding putative bifunctional diguanylate cyclase/phosphodiesterase: MSDVPSLDDDDIVQFIDDPSDRAPAASVEPWRILIVDDEADVHEATLLTLRDLTIEGRPLAFLHAYSAREAYAILARDQALAVILLDVVMESEDAGLQLVRRIRDELHNQSVRIILRTGQPGYAPEIETIRAYDINDYRTKSELTRVRLFTSLTVAIRSYWQIRQIELSRRGLELIVAASTGLNRLRALQQFAEGVVTQVCALLNIAPEGLICASSAGALTDGGEPLVIAAAGRYRETIHRPLRGLPEAPVRDALQQCLLEKRHLFTHGICLYFNVSETRDMAAYLKIAREPCPMDRHLLEVFCANVSVGFENVLLHSQLFDLAYHDQLLRLPNRNRFIQLLEEKCTDPDMTLALLDLDDFAEIALALDHRFGDLVLQAVADRLGQTFGPRVILARVAGDAFGLLGPRDDLNPDRLQQVFAGPLTVQGETIRISATSSLIRLNGNPARGGELLKDASIALKQGKRFGRGKASYFSDALGHAARERMRMLTDLRAAFSAERLSLAFQPQIDLASGRPVGAEALLRWETDEGQWIPPDQFIPLAEQSGLIVPLGEWVLRTACQQLRRLTELGHAGFRMAINVSHAQFREPGFVPMLERVLADCQVAAAQVELELTESIAMEQIDAITAKLAEIRRLGVAIAIDDFGTGYSSLSVLRQLKVDRLKIDRAFVHELEPSNPESGIAQLIVALGHQCNLIMIAEGVETEAQRRCLLTMGCQEAQGYLFARPMPIRQLEDWMAEAIASG, translated from the coding sequence ATGAGCGATGTTCCTTCCCTGGATGACGACGATATCGTCCAGTTCATCGATGACCCTTCGGACCGGGCACCTGCCGCATCGGTCGAGCCCTGGCGCATCCTGATCGTCGACGACGAGGCCGATGTCCATGAGGCGACCCTGCTGACCTTGCGCGACCTGACGATCGAGGGCCGTCCGCTGGCCTTTCTCCATGCCTACTCCGCGCGGGAAGCCTACGCCATCCTCGCGCGCGACCAGGCGCTGGCGGTCATTCTGCTGGACGTGGTCATGGAGTCCGAGGACGCCGGACTGCAACTCGTCCGGCGGATTCGCGACGAACTCCACAACCAGTCCGTCCGCATCATCCTGCGCACGGGACAACCCGGTTATGCGCCGGAGATCGAGACCATTCGCGCCTATGACATCAACGATTACCGCACCAAATCCGAGCTGACGCGGGTCCGCCTCTTTACTAGCCTGACCGTGGCGATCCGCTCCTATTGGCAGATCCGCCAGATCGAGCTGAGCCGGCGCGGTCTGGAACTCATCGTCGCGGCCAGCACCGGCCTGAACCGTCTTCGCGCCCTTCAACAGTTTGCCGAAGGGGTGGTCACTCAAGTCTGCGCCCTGCTCAATATCGCCCCGGAGGGTCTGATCTGCGCCTCGTCCGCCGGTGCGCTCACCGACGGGGGGGAGCCGCTGGTCATCGCTGCCGCCGGGCGTTATCGGGAGACGATCCATCGTCCCCTGCGGGGATTGCCCGAAGCGCCGGTCCGCGACGCCCTGCAACAGTGCCTGTTGGAAAAGCGGCACCTTTTCACGCACGGCATTTGTCTGTATTTCAATGTCAGCGAGACGCGGGACATGGCGGCCTATCTCAAGATTGCGCGCGAACCCTGCCCGATGGATCGCCATCTGCTAGAAGTGTTCTGCGCCAACGTCTCGGTCGGCTTCGAGAACGTTCTGCTGCACAGCCAGCTTTTCGATCTCGCCTATCACGACCAATTATTGCGTCTGCCCAACCGCAACCGGTTCATTCAACTCCTTGAGGAAAAGTGCACCGATCCGGACATGACGCTGGCGCTGCTGGATCTCGACGATTTCGCCGAGATCGCCCTCGCGCTCGACCATCGTTTTGGCGATCTGGTGCTCCAGGCGGTGGCCGACCGGCTGGGGCAAACCTTTGGACCGCGCGTCATTCTGGCCCGGGTCGCCGGCGATGCCTTTGGTCTGCTCGGACCGCGGGACGATCTCAATCCGGACCGTCTTCAGCAGGTGTTTGCCGGCCCCCTGACGGTGCAAGGCGAGACGATCCGCATTTCGGCCACCAGCAGCCTGATCCGGTTGAACGGAAACCCGGCTCGGGGCGGTGAACTGCTCAAGGACGCCAGCATCGCGCTCAAGCAGGGCAAGCGGTTCGGTCGCGGCAAGGCGAGCTATTTTTCGGATGCCCTCGGCCACGCAGCGCGCGAGCGGATGCGGATGCTGACCGACTTGCGCGCCGCCTTCTCCGCCGAGCGGCTCTCGCTCGCTTTCCAGCCCCAGATCGATCTGGCCAGCGGCAGGCCGGTCGGCGCCGAGGCGCTGCTGCGCTGGGAAACCGACGAGGGACAGTGGATTCCCCCGGACCAATTCATCCCGCTCGCCGAACAGTCAGGCCTGATCGTGCCGCTCGGCGAATGGGTGCTCCGGACCGCCTGTCAGCAGCTTCGCCGCCTGACCGAACTGGGACATGCGGGATTTCGGATGGCGATCAATGTCTCGCACGCGCAGTTTCGCGAACCGGGCTTTGTCCCCATGCTGGAGCGCGTGCTCGCCGACTGCCAGGTTGCCGCCGCGCAGGTCGAGCTGGAATTGACCGAGTCGATCGCCATGGAGCAAATCGACGCGATCACCGCCAAATTGGCCGAGATTCGGCGTCTTGGCGTCGCGATCGCCATCGACGATTTTGGCACCGGCTATTCTTCGTTGAGCGTGCTCAGGCAGCTTAAGGTCGACCGCCTGAAGATCGACCGCGCCTTTGTGCACGAACTGGAGCCATCGAATCCCGAGAGCGGTATCGCGCAGCTCATTGTCGCCCTGGGGCATCAGTGCAACCTCATCATGATCGCCGAAGGGGTGGAAACCGAGGCGCAGCGCCGTTGCCTGCTGACGATGGGCTGTCAGGAGGCTCAGGGGTATTTGTTCGCCCGGCCCATGCCGATCAGGCAACTGGAAGACTGGATGGCGGAAGCCATCGCTTCGGGTTGA
- a CDS encoding efflux RND transporter permease subunit — translation MNDGLIAVFARHRLLANLLMVMIFILGGISLTRMNIQFFPTFALDIISVRVVWSGAAAEDVENGILIPLEERLKTIDGLKKITSTAAQGIASLSLELQEDTDPLLALDQTRQRVSEFRNLPQDAETPQISWVSRYDSVARLLVSGPSLADLRPWVRQFERELLARGIDRIDISGLPEERIAIEVSGRTLESLELSLDGIGEQVSRLARDLPSGLAGDADGARELRSLEQRRDPVDFEDLAIVSDERGLVRLGDVATIVREARPASLQLTEIALDDTSETNRDNAPATVEILVQRAENGNSLTAARIFEEWLADTRPTLPPALELTIFDAQWEPIRDRIDLLIRNGLQGFTLVLLLLFLFLPGRVAFWVAMGIPTAYLAALTLLWAFGGTINMISLFGLLLTLGIIDDDAIVIGEHAEARFRAGLAPADAAIAGARRMFWPVVASALTTVAAFLPLMVVGGIMGNILGDIPFVAMMVLLASLLEVFLIMPAHLRAAFAHHAEATIPRWRQRVNAGFDHFRDGLYRPLVTAAVRWRGVTVSAVAVLMLLAVGLLAGGRIQFVFFPTPESQIVFANATFVAGTPREQSAAFLGEMERALRETEQTLGGNLVEAAVARLGSTVAVEAGAGAKGDQLAAILLQLVPSERREVRNETFLAAWRKAIRMPAGLENLVISSNRAGPPGRDLTVRLTGDDATRLKAAALELAQSLESVPGVSDMLDDMPFGREQLIYRLTPAGQALGLTTELLGRQLRAAFDGHLAQLVQVGQDELEVRVLLPRAERTRLDALEQLLIRAPDGAFVPLATVARWESRRGFETLRHAGGRLAVEVSADINRALSTPDNVREALERELLPKLADEYGIEYSFEGRAADQRETLGDMRLGLMLGLGLIYLILAAVFSSWGWPLVVMTAIPLGLVGAITGHWLLGLDLTLLSLFGLFGLSGIVVNNAIILVSMYHELRETGMEVDEALVEAATSRLRAMLLTSATTVVGLGPLIFETSLQAQFLIPMAVSLAFGVSFSTILVLIFTPALLSLHESLHRRMGRLWDWMLDRPAAAALPARSEARSEAPAPGS, via the coding sequence GTGAACGACGGCTTGATCGCGGTCTTCGCCCGTCACCGACTGCTCGCCAACCTATTGATGGTCATGATCTTCATCCTGGGCGGGATCAGTCTGACCCGGATGAACATCCAGTTTTTTCCGACCTTCGCGCTGGACATCATCTCGGTACGGGTGGTCTGGAGCGGGGCGGCGGCGGAGGACGTGGAAAACGGCATCCTGATCCCGCTGGAAGAACGGCTGAAAACCATCGACGGGCTGAAAAAAATCACCTCGACCGCCGCCCAGGGCATCGCCAGTCTGTCGCTGGAGTTGCAGGAGGACACCGATCCGCTGCTCGCGCTGGACCAGACGCGCCAGCGCGTGTCCGAGTTCCGCAACCTGCCCCAGGACGCCGAAACCCCGCAGATCAGTTGGGTCTCGCGCTACGATTCGGTGGCGCGACTGTTGGTCTCGGGTCCCAGTCTCGCCGATCTGCGCCCCTGGGTGCGTCAGTTCGAGCGCGAACTCCTGGCGCGCGGGATCGACCGGATCGACATCAGCGGACTGCCCGAGGAACGCATCGCCATCGAGGTGTCGGGGCGGACCCTGGAAAGCCTGGAACTCTCGCTGGATGGCATCGGCGAACAGGTCTCCCGACTCGCCCGCGACCTCCCCTCCGGCCTCGCCGGCGACGCCGACGGCGCGCGCGAACTGCGCAGTCTGGAGCAGCGCCGCGATCCGGTGGACTTCGAGGATCTGGCGATCGTCAGCGACGAGCGCGGCCTGGTGCGCCTGGGCGACGTGGCGACCATCGTGCGCGAGGCGCGTCCCGCCAGTCTGCAACTGACCGAGATCGCCCTGGACGACACCTCGGAAACGAACCGCGACAACGCCCCCGCCACGGTGGAGATCCTGGTCCAGCGCGCCGAGAACGGCAACTCGCTGACTGCCGCGCGGATCTTCGAGGAATGGCTCGCGGACACCCGCCCCACGCTCCCGCCCGCGCTCGAACTCACCATCTTCGACGCCCAATGGGAACCGATCCGGGACCGCATCGACCTGCTGATCCGCAACGGTCTCCAGGGCTTCACCCTGGTGCTGCTGCTGCTCTTTCTCTTTCTGCCCGGACGGGTGGCCTTCTGGGTCGCGATGGGCATCCCGACCGCCTATCTGGCCGCGCTGACCCTGCTCTGGGCCTTTGGCGGCACCATCAACATGATCAGTCTGTTCGGACTGCTGCTGACGCTCGGCATCATCGACGACGACGCCATCGTGATCGGCGAGCATGCCGAGGCGCGGTTTCGCGCCGGTCTGGCGCCCGCCGATGCCGCGATCGCTGGCGCGCGACGCATGTTCTGGCCGGTGGTCGCCTCGGCCCTGACCACGGTGGCCGCCTTCCTGCCGCTGATGGTGGTCGGCGGCATCATGGGCAACATCCTGGGCGACATTCCTTTCGTCGCCATGATGGTCCTGCTCGCCTCGCTGCTGGAGGTCTTCCTGATCATGCCGGCCCACCTACGCGCTGCCTTCGCTCATCACGCCGAGGCGACGATTCCGCGCTGGCGCCAGCGGGTGAATGCCGGCTTCGATCATTTTCGCGATGGTCTCTACCGACCGCTGGTGACCGCGGCGGTGCGCTGGCGCGGCGTCACCGTCAGCGCGGTGGCGGTGCTGATGCTGCTAGCGGTCGGGCTGCTCGCTGGCGGGCGCATCCAGTTCGTCTTCTTCCCGACCCCCGAATCGCAGATCGTCTTCGCCAATGCGACCTTCGTCGCCGGCACCCCGCGCGAGCAGAGCGCGGCCTTCCTCGGCGAAATGGAACGGGCATTGCGCGAGACTGAACAAACGCTCGGCGGCAACCTGGTCGAGGCGGCGGTCGCCCGTCTGGGCAGCACGGTCGCGGTGGAGGCCGGCGCCGGGGCCAAGGGCGATCAACTGGCCGCGATCCTGCTGCAACTCGTGCCCTCCGAGCGGCGCGAGGTCCGCAACGAGACCTTTCTCGCCGCCTGGCGCAAGGCGATCCGGATGCCGGCCGGGCTGGAAAACCTGGTCATCTCCTCGAACCGCGCCGGACCGCCGGGACGCGATCTCACGGTGCGGCTGACCGGCGACGACGCTACCCGTCTCAAGGCCGCGGCGCTGGAACTGGCGCAGAGTCTGGAGAGCGTCCCCGGCGTCTCGGACATGCTCGACGACATGCCCTTCGGACGCGAGCAGTTGATCTACCGCCTGACCCCGGCGGGACAGGCGCTCGGTCTGACCACCGAGCTGCTGGGACGGCAACTGCGCGCCGCCTTCGACGGGCATCTGGCGCAACTGGTCCAGGTCGGACAGGACGAGTTGGAGGTCCGCGTCCTGCTCCCGCGCGCCGAGCGCACCCGGCTCGACGCGCTGGAACAACTGCTGATCCGTGCCCCGGACGGCGCCTTCGTCCCGCTCGCCACGGTCGCCCGTTGGGAGTCCCGGCGTGGGTTCGAGACGCTGCGTCACGCCGGCGGACGTTTGGCAGTCGAGGTCTCGGCGGACATCAACCGCGCCCTGAGCACCCCAGATAATGTGCGCGAGGCGCTGGAGCGCGAACTGCTGCCCAAGCTCGCCGATGAATACGGGATCGAATACAGCTTCGAGGGCCGCGCCGCCGATCAGCGCGAGACCCTGGGCGACATGCGTCTCGGGCTGATGCTGGGACTGGGGCTGATCTATCTGATCCTGGCCGCGGTCTTTTCGAGCTGGGGCTGGCCGTTGGTGGTCATGACCGCGATCCCGTTGGGTCTGGTCGGGGCGATTACCGGACACTGGCTGCTCGGGCTGGATCTGACCCTGCTGTCGCTGTTCGGTCTGTTCGGGCTGTCCGGCATCGTGGTCAATAACGCCATCATCCTGGTCAGCATGTATCACGAACTGCGCGAGACCGGGATGGAGGTCGACGAGGCGCTGGTCGAGGCCGCTACCTCGCGCCTGCGGGCGATGCTGCTGACCTCGGCGACCACCGTGGTCGGTCTGGGACCGCTGATCTTCGAGACCAGTCTACAGGCGCAATTTTTGATTCCGATGGCGGTCTCGCTCGCCTTTGGCGTCAGCTTTTCCACCATCCTGGTGCTGATCTTTACGCCGGCCCTGCTGTCATTGCACGAGAGCCTGCATCGGCGGATGGGGCGGTTGTGGGACTGGATGCTCGATCGGCCCGCGGCGGCAGCGCTTCCCGCGCGGAGCGAAGCGCGCTCCGAGGCGCCAGCACCGGGCTCCTGA
- a CDS encoding TorF family putative porin, protein MKTKTLLALAVAGLTNTAQADWSATFTGASDYLFNGVTQTDHQPAAQASLDWSGAAGIYAGTWASNVDFGDDTTAEVDVYLGYTVEYRPGYSIDTGVALYTYHGGSDSSETNYSEVYLKLGIAGFNLNTWYSHDYSGLDVGHVVVMLQKDFTINDRWTIATQLDRSTSLDADRFAWDGDRDHYLHWQVMNRTTYAGFDVALGVSGTTLSDAAGDTVLLFTVGRTFLF, encoded by the coding sequence ATGAAGACGAAAACCCTGCTCGCGTTGGCCGTCGCCGGCTTGACGAATACGGCTCAGGCGGACTGGTCCGCGACCTTCACCGGCGCGAGCGATTATCTTTTCAATGGCGTGACGCAAACCGATCATCAACCGGCGGCGCAGGCGAGTTTGGACTGGTCCGGAGCAGCGGGAATCTACGCGGGCACCTGGGCCTCGAATGTCGATTTTGGCGATGACACCACTGCGGAAGTGGACGTCTACCTCGGGTATACCGTCGAATATCGCCCCGGCTATTCGATCGATACTGGTGTTGCCCTCTATACCTATCATGGCGGCAGCGACAGCTCGGAGACCAATTATTCCGAGGTCTATCTCAAACTGGGCATCGCCGGTTTCAACCTGAATACCTGGTATAGCCACGATTATTCCGGTCTGGATGTCGGGCACGTCGTGGTCATGCTGCAAAAGGATTTCACAATCAACGACCGCTGGACCATTGCGACACAGCTTGACCGGTCGACCAGTCTCGATGCCGATCGCTTCGCCTGGGATGGGGATCGGGATCACTATCTTCACTGGCAGGTCATGAATCGAACCACCTACGCCGGTTTCGATGTCGCGCTTGGCGTGAGCGGCACGACGTTGAGCGACGCGGCTGGCGATACCGTGCTCTTGTTCACCGTCGGTCGAACGTTTCTTTTTTAA
- a CDS encoding ABC transporter substrate-binding protein, protein MIRIQSFLLFSLLLAVSAAGAVNAPLRKVSLQLSWMHQFEFAGFYAAKEQGYYAEAGLDVEFFEYEAGIDPTQEVIDGKKTFGVTGSDLVSRRLQGAPVLLLSNYFKRSPLAIVAKPEIRIPSDLKGKGFMVETRELDSVSFSTMFRQFGLTGTDLKIVPHSFDTQDFIAGKVDAMSVFLTNDLFELQQAGVPYNIIDPSHYGGEADDINLLTSESYASANPEIVRAFRQASDRGWVYALAHPEDIIDLILRQYDSRGKTRAALEFEARETARVMLPKVYPVGSIDPNKLRRIGETMVQAGEATSLDRLEGMIFEPTGTDGDAKSAATLALTEAERAFLQAHPVVRVSNQLDWPPYDFFENGMPRGYSVDLMNLLAARIGVTLEFVQGANWDELVDWFCARRIDLLHPSDKPREVLDCGSFSPPIIQVANQFLTRKDRPAVHSIADLFGSVAASPKGWEQTELLKRRFGDKFRIIETDNIGEAIDAVNQGRADFTTDFANVLNYHIARSGYVNLKVQGVWNREDRGEEYAALHIATRKDWPTFQTIIDKALASLPPGELRILQDKWFGETGGQAARLTLSPEQRDYLRRKGSLRMCVDPAWMPAERITEDGVHEGIIADVFARLAEMLETNIVLTPTANWEESLAYAKERRCDLLSGAISTPSRQTFLDFTTPYLSFRSVIATQTQQVFINDFESVLGETFGIVRGYALIDALQARYPGIRLREVANTEDGFRQVQEGRVFGFIDALPTIAYRIQTQALFDMKIAGQLEDSQNLSWNLSIATRGDEPLLQEIFQSAINAFPQEQRQEIVNRWLSTHYEKVFDYVLMWKIVAGVVGIAGAMLWAVLVWNRRLAKLNRELGLARAHIATQNYGLEQRVAERTHDLRETLAQLERAQTDLVQSEKLAALGDLVAGIAHELNTPIGNAVMLASTLADQEFNFREQMAAGLSRAALQRFVDAVRDNSEILLRSLQRAAELIGSFKQVAVDQASYQRRNFALEEVTREIALTLHPRLRHSPATLDVSVAPDLWLDSFPGPLGQVLMNLIQNALLHAFEGRAAGQIRIESRPAAPGHVGIRISDDGCGIDPANLGRIFDPFFTTRLGQGGSGLGLHIVYNLVTGLLGGTITVQSVPGQGTAFDIELPSIAPLAMVGAATASGAGREPRRATGPAFHDPSHRISA, encoded by the coding sequence GTGATTCGCATCCAGTCGTTTCTGCTGTTCTCGCTTCTGCTTGCCGTGTCCGCGGCGGGAGCGGTTAACGCGCCTCTTCGGAAGGTCTCCCTGCAACTTTCATGGATGCATCAATTCGAGTTTGCCGGTTTTTACGCAGCGAAGGAGCAGGGTTACTACGCAGAGGCCGGACTGGATGTCGAATTTTTCGAGTACGAGGCGGGCATTGATCCGACGCAGGAGGTGATCGACGGCAAAAAAACCTTTGGGGTCACTGGATCCGACCTTGTCAGCCGCCGGTTACAGGGCGCCCCGGTGCTGCTGCTATCCAACTATTTCAAGCGTTCGCCGCTGGCCATCGTCGCCAAACCCGAGATTCGGATCCCGAGCGATTTGAAGGGTAAAGGTTTCATGGTCGAGACCAGGGAGCTCGATAGCGTTAGTTTTTCGACCATGTTTCGACAATTCGGACTGACCGGGACGGACCTGAAGATCGTCCCGCACAGCTTTGATACGCAGGATTTCATTGCCGGCAAGGTCGATGCGATGTCGGTTTTCCTGACCAACGATCTCTTTGAGCTTCAGCAGGCGGGGGTGCCCTACAACATCATCGATCCGAGCCATTACGGTGGCGAGGCCGATGACATCAATCTCTTGACGAGCGAGTCCTATGCCAGCGCCAACCCCGAGATTGTCCGGGCCTTCAGGCAGGCCAGCGACCGTGGCTGGGTCTATGCCCTGGCGCATCCCGAGGACATCATCGATCTCATTTTGCGTCAATATGACTCGCGAGGGAAAACCCGCGCCGCGCTGGAATTCGAGGCGCGGGAAACCGCCAGAGTCATGCTGCCGAAGGTCTATCCGGTGGGCAGCATCGATCCGAACAAACTGCGGCGGATCGGGGAAACCATGGTCCAGGCGGGAGAAGCCACCTCTCTCGACCGGCTGGAGGGCATGATCTTCGAGCCCACGGGAACCGATGGCGACGCCAAATCCGCCGCGACGCTCGCGCTGACCGAGGCCGAGCGCGCCTTTCTCCAGGCCCATCCGGTGGTGCGTGTCAGCAATCAACTCGACTGGCCGCCCTACGATTTTTTCGAGAACGGAATGCCGCGGGGCTATTCGGTCGACCTGATGAACCTGCTGGCGGCGCGGATCGGCGTGACCCTCGAGTTCGTGCAGGGCGCGAACTGGGACGAACTGGTCGATTGGTTTTGTGCCCGCAGGATCGACCTGCTGCATCCCTCCGATAAGCCACGAGAGGTGCTGGACTGTGGGAGTTTCTCGCCGCCGATCATCCAGGTCGCCAATCAGTTTCTGACCCGCAAGGATCGCCCGGCGGTCCATTCCATTGCCGATCTGTTCGGTTCCGTGGCGGCCTCTCCCAAAGGATGGGAGCAGACCGAACTGCTGAAACGACGCTTCGGCGACAAATTCAGGATCATCGAGACGGACAACATCGGGGAGGCGATCGATGCGGTGAACCAGGGGCGGGCCGACTTTACCACTGACTTTGCCAACGTCCTGAACTATCACATTGCCCGCTCGGGCTACGTCAACCTGAAAGTTCAGGGGGTGTGGAACCGGGAAGACAGGGGCGAGGAGTACGCCGCGCTCCATATCGCGACCCGCAAGGACTGGCCGACGTTTCAGACGATCATCGACAAGGCGCTGGCGTCGCTGCCGCCGGGCGAACTGCGGATCTTGCAGGACAAGTGGTTTGGCGAGACGGGCGGCCAGGCGGCCCGCCTCACTCTTTCCCCCGAGCAGCGCGACTATCTCCGTCGCAAGGGTTCGCTCAGAATGTGCGTCGATCCCGCCTGGATGCCTGCGGAACGCATCACCGAGGATGGCGTCCACGAAGGCATCATCGCCGATGTGTTCGCCCGTCTCGCCGAGATGCTTGAAACGAACATCGTGCTGACGCCAACCGCGAACTGGGAGGAATCCCTCGCCTATGCCAAGGAGCGACGCTGCGATCTCTTGTCCGGGGCGATCTCGACACCCTCACGTCAAACCTTCCTGGACTTTACGACGCCCTATCTCTCGTTCCGCTCCGTGATCGCGACCCAGACCCAGCAGGTGTTCATCAACGATTTCGAGTCCGTCCTGGGCGAAACCTTCGGCATCGTCCGGGGCTATGCCCTGATCGACGCCTTACAGGCGCGCTATCCCGGTATCCGTCTGCGGGAAGTCGCCAATACCGAGGACGGATTCAGGCAGGTTCAGGAGGGCAGGGTGTTCGGATTTATCGACGCGCTGCCGACGATTGCCTATCGCATTCAGACTCAGGCGCTCTTCGACATGAAAATCGCCGGACAACTGGAGGATAGTCAGAATCTCTCCTGGAATCTGTCCATCGCCACCCGCGGCGACGAGCCGTTACTACAGGAGATTTTTCAGTCCGCGATCAATGCCTTCCCCCAAGAGCAGCGTCAGGAAATCGTCAATCGCTGGCTCTCGACCCACTACGAGAAGGTGTTCGATTATGTCCTGATGTGGAAAATCGTCGCCGGGGTCGTCGGCATTGCCGGGGCCATGCTGTGGGCGGTACTGGTCTGGAATCGGCGGCTGGCGAAGCTCAACCGGGAACTCGGGCTGGCGCGTGCGCACATCGCCACGCAGAATTACGGACTGGAACAGCGCGTGGCCGAACGCACGCACGATCTACGCGAGACCCTGGCGCAACTGGAACGCGCGCAGACCGATCTGGTACAGTCGGAAAAGCTGGCGGCGCTGGGCGATCTGGTGGCCGGCATTGCGCATGAATTGAATACGCCGATCGGCAACGCCGTCATGCTGGCCAGCACCCTGGCCGACCAGGAGTTCAACTTTAGGGAGCAGATGGCGGCGGGGCTGAGCCGTGCCGCCCTGCAACGCTTTGTCGACGCCGTGCGCGACAACAGCGAGATTCTGCTGCGCAGTCTTCAACGCGCGGCGGAGCTGATCGGCAGTTTCAAGCAGGTGGCCGTCGACCAGGCAAGTTATCAGCGTCGCAACTTCGCGTTGGAGGAGGTGACGCGGGAGATCGCCCTCACCCTTCATCCGCGCCTGCGGCATTCGCCCGCAACCCTGGACGTGAGCGTCGCGCCGGATCTGTGGCTGGACAGCTTCCCCGGGCCGCTTGGCCAGGTTCTGATGAATCTGATCCAGAACGCGCTGCTGCATGCCTTCGAGGGACGCGCGGCGGGCCAGATTCGTATCGAAAGCCGCCCTGCCGCTCCCGGTCACGTCGGCATCCGGATCAGCGACGACGGCTGCGGGATCGACCCGGCCAATCTGGGCCGGATTTTCGATCCCTTTTTCACCACCCGGCTGGGTCAGGGCGGCAGCGGACTGGGACTGCATATCGTCTACAATCTGGTGACGGGGCTGCTCGGCGGCACGATCACGGTCCAGAGCGTCCCTGGCCAGGGCACCGCGTTCGACATCGAATTGCCCTCGATCGCGCCACTCGCTATGGTGGGAGCTGCCACCGCGAGCGGAGCGGGGCGCGAACCCCGCCGCGCGACCGGACCGGCCTTTCACGATCCGTCGCATAGGATAAGCGCATGA